TACATTGCAAATTTAGAAAATTATGTGTCATAAATCGTGTCACATATTTACAGTAAAGCTTGTAATGGTCACATGGCAAATGTACTATTTGTATGCAAAGTTTGAaaatgttttctactagtgacatgaGAATTGTAAAAAAAATTGTTTTTGTACACCATGGCATAATTATAGTCTTACGTACATGCTAATGGAATATGTGGATCCATTTTTTCCTAAACATTGCCAAATTTGAGGGGAATATATTAATGGTCACATGGAAATGTCAGAACATTGTTGTAGGAATGTTGCTCTCTGCAACAAGACAATTATTTTGATGATGATTTTGTGGTGGTAACATGGCAAATTCACAAAAAAAATGAATTCACATGGCAAACTTATGAAATCTTGTGTTCCAAATCATGGCAAGCTAGGGAAATTTTGTCATTGTCACATGGAAAATGTAGGAAAGTTTGTTCTCTACAACATGATTTTTTAATAAAAATTGTAATGGTCAcatgaaatttttttgaattttagttACAAAATTACCATTATATAAGCTTTGGTGTCATGATATATGTACAATTGCAATGATGCATGATCATTGCAATATGTTTGCTGATACAAATCATGGTAGTTTCATTGCATACACGATGGCAAAGTTTTTCATAGCATATATTATGGCAATTGTTTTTTGTCCTTTGTGTTATAGAACATGACAGATTCATTGTTTACACCATTGCTACTTTTTTGCATCACATCACACAAAGTAGTTTAGTTTAGTCTGTTTAGATCTTTACAAATTTTTGGGTGATATCGAACATGacagtttttttaacacagtacaatcaGAGCCGCTCACATACACGAGCATAcattcacccctatgaacgcacgcacacacgcacaccctacccctatgagcatctccgagaaGCCCGAGCCGACATAGCATCTTGAAATTTTACAAAGTCAAAAACATGCGCCTCCCagttgacgggaacgtctccttccactgaacgAAAATCGCGGgaagcctgaaataaatccaggaataatgcgagcaccaatgtcaagtctaggacttgaactatTGGCATTTTTTTTTTGATTTGTGGTGGCAACTTTGGACATAGGAAAGCATGGTCAGTACTAATTTTGGAAAATTCAAATGATTGTTAGCAGTCATTAGGCACAACTTATAATTTCCTAAAATTCCCTAGATATTTAGAAATCAATTATATTCAACAATTTTCCATGTGAGCACGACAAACTTTTCTAAATTAACCATGTTGtagaatatattttttgtattttaccATGTTATCTTATTTTGAGGATAATTTTTTACACACTGTTGCCATGATATTTTAGGTACTTTTATGTTGTTTGCTTTTCTATTGTCTTTTTTAGAATAATTTATGTTATTCATTCTTTTATGAAGTTCCCGATCTTATGATACATTAACTATTTATTTAATTATTGTCCTCTTTTTTTACATGTTATCTCACTATATAAAATGCAGGATATGTGGCAGTTTATTTTATACATCATGGCAATTTATTATTTATGGCATGTCAAATTTTATTATTTTGGATCATGGTCATTTTACTATTTATGGCATGGCAATTTTATTAATTAAAACATGGCAATTTCATTATTTTATAGGATATCAACTTTGCATCAGTCTTAGCTACAACTTGAAAATGTCTTCCATGGTAATTTCTTGTAGGCTTTTTCTTTTTGTAGATTAATACGCAAATTTGTCGTGTAGGTGTTTTATTCCTGTTGTAATGGACAATGGCAATTTCCCATTGGAATTTCCTTCCGTAGTTGACCATAGCAGATGTTCTTTTTGTAGGGTTCCGACCATGGCAAATTTCTTGTAGGTATTTTTCCTTATACATTTTGTGTGTATTTCTTTCATGGTCATTTTTTTGGAGGGCTGGTGCCAAAAAAATGGtcacataaataaataaaaatgaatatatctagaactaaaatacgtctagatacatccatttctccgataagtaataagtactccctctgtaaactaatataagagcatttagatcactataagagcgtttagagtattaatttagtgatctaaacgctcttatattagtttacagagggatgttctaaacgctcttatattagtttacggaggaagtacTTTAAATAATATTAGcaaaaatgcccatgcgttgcaacgggagaaaatttAACTTCCCTAGCATAGACTAAAATATAAACAATTATTTAATTTATGATCCACCACAATTATTCTCAAGATGAACAACAATTATGCTTTCAATCATACCGTCTTTGCAAAATGATCACAGATCAGTTTTCGGCTTCATAGTTTCATTCTCGCCTCCATGCCACAATCAaatgagaagaaagaaaaaaaggtttCGGAATAGGCCCATCTTGGCCGACATAGGGGAGAATTAGAAACGTATTTTTTTTGCTACTCCAGAATTGAATCGAAGAAAGAAAAAAGTGTGGAGCAGCCTAGCTCAGCCCACGTGTCGGAGAAACATAAAAGGTTTGTGGTACATTGGTAGATAGATGACGGCCGAAACTATTATTGGACGGAAGAATCCTTCATTCCTTTAATATTCTTTTAATAATTAGTATATGTACCTAGACGTATCTAGAGGTATCTAGACGTATCCATTCCTGTCATATTCATTTAATATAGAaataggaacttttttgaaattcacgATAATTTTTCATTTTTGTGAACATTGTTTCTAAATTAATAAACATTTTAGTACTTctgaaacatttttcaaatttaacatttttttaatttggcaCTTTTCTGAAATCCCAAATTAttgaaagaagaaaaagaaaaactaaataagAAAACAGTGGCGTCCCTCCCCGATCATGGGCTAGCCTAATAGGGTGCACGGCTTCTAAAACATTTTTCAATATTCACATTTTCTTTTGAAATCCCAAATTATTTTaaataaggaaaaaaataaaaaataaaaaatgaaataagAAAAAGAGGAGTCCCTccccgctaatgggccggccctaTAGGGCGCGAGGGAGTGATGTATATATAAGgattttcctctgtttttttttaCAAACACTTTGGTTATTGCATTGCGGCCGGACATAATTGGCATGGGTTCGAGTCCGTTTCAGagcttttttattatttatttttaacgTAAAATAGCAACAGATAAAACACAAAAAACGTACGAAAAACATTGATGGACCAAAAATAGTGGAGAAACAAtccgtcctttaatattaggtatagatatagacaTAGATATATGTATATAGATATAGAATGGTTCATGTCTCGGTACGGCCAGGTTTGGGGGCAAAAGAAAGCATTCAGAGATGATTAGTTCGTTCCTTGCTGTTACAGTGAAATTAAGGTGCATGCTTATACGAGCAGAGACATGCATTGATGCATGTGTAATTTATTCACGTCAAAGTATAAAGATACAAGTAATTTACATCCGGTAAATGGAAATCAGTCTCCAGTCGCAGCTCTACAAGCATGAACAGCTACACATCGGGAGGCCGCAGCTAATTACATTTACCTCTCTCAACCTTTCCCGGGTCTGTGATCATATAGGAGTATAAGCTAGCACTTGCAACAGTCAGCAAATACTTACTTATTCGCCGCCCATCCCTGCAATCAGATGAGGATGAGGAACGGACGGCGACGCAAAATGAATCAATCAAGAAAGAACAAGGAAGAAATGCTTGTGCGGTTCATCGAGGCGCCTGACATGCATGCCGGCGTGCCCCGCGCGCGCACGAACCAGAGCAAGCATGGCATGCTCACTGATGCGGCGCCGGGTAGCCGACGGGCATGGCGTAGGGCGGGTGGCCCGGCCCCGGCGGGAACATGACCGGCGTGCCGACGGCGGCGGGGACCATGTGGCCCGCGACCGGGTGGCCCATGGGCGCCCCTCCGTACATGCCGACCATCCCGGGATGCTTCATCATGCCCCCGGGCGGCCCCCCTAGCGCGGCGGGGGCCTGGCCGGTGATGGGCGGCACGGCCTGGGCGGCGTTGTTGATGCTGGTGATGTCGTGGATGCTGGAGCGGCGGCGGTCCCGGTTCATGGAGTTGAGGCGGATGAAGTACTTCTGCGCGTGGCTGGCCACCTGCGTGGGCGTCCGGGAGATGACGAAGTTGCGCGAGATGCTCCGCCAGTCGCCCTTGCCGAACTTCTCCAGCCCCAGCAAGAACAGCCTGCACGCCACGCCACGCACCCCGATCATCAAGAAGATGCAGAGCTTCCTCTGTTTTCCATGGGAGATCCGATCCGAGCTTTCTTTCTTGTATATATAGTACGTACCTGTGCTCCTCCTCCGTCCACGGGATGCCCTTGCGCCGCTCCTGCTCGGCCTTGGAGCAGCCCTTGCCGGAGTCGGAGTCGAAGCTCTTCCGATCCTCGCGCCGGTCCTTGCTAGGCGCCGCTGCGGCGGCAGGGGTGGAGTCCTCCCCGGCGTAGCGCGGGAGGGGGACGCGGCCGGCGTCGATCGCGCCGACGTCCTCCACCAGGGCCTCGTAgtggcgccgcacctcctccgtcGACCGCGCCGGCACGCTCGCCGCGAGCGCCGCGAACCAGTCCTCCTCCGGCACGCCGTCCAGCGGCGGCGGTGCACCGGATGCCACCGCGTTCTCGAACGCCTTGTCCTCCTCGTTGGTCCACGCCGCCGTGGCTGCTCTCTGAGTGGCCATCGTGGGCTGTGCCGCTAGGCCGGCGGCGGCAGAGGCTTATCCGCAAGGAAGGAGGTGGGAATCGGCGGCCGGCTACGTGCGCGCGGGATCGGTCGGGTGGGTCGCACACGAGCGCGCCCCCTTTTGCTGTTGGCCACGCACGCCCGCCACGACCCACTGACCAACCTTATCCATTCGTCCACAGGCTCTGGTGGAGAGCTTTGCCCGCCAAAAACATCTCTCTCGCTCTCTGTCTCTCCGCGCGC
The sequence above is drawn from the Triticum aestivum cultivar Chinese Spring chromosome 7A, IWGSC CS RefSeq v2.1, whole genome shotgun sequence genome and encodes:
- the LOC123151650 gene encoding transcription factor MYBS1, which encodes MATQRAATAAWTNEEDKAFENAVASGAPPPLDGVPEEDWFAALAASVPARSTEEVRRHYEALVEDVGAIDAGRVPLPRYAGEDSTPAAAAAPSKDRREDRKSFDSDSGKGCSKAEQERRKGIPWTEEEHRLFLLGLEKFGKGDWRSISRNFVISRTPTQVASHAQKYFIRLNSMNRDRRRSSIHDITSINNAAQAVPPITGQAPAALGGPPGGMMKHPGMVGMYGGAPMGHPVAGHMVPAAVGTPVMFPPGPGHPPYAMPVGYPAPHQ